A genomic window from Triticum urartu cultivar G1812 chromosome 7, Tu2.1, whole genome shotgun sequence includes:
- the LOC125523513 gene encoding uncharacterized protein LOC125523513, giving the protein MEVLRAPAGLWPGPRGRPNKPTLRPRPGTATVSGTLKYPALAPNSFSLPFPPPRRSPKKPRTHHPHLRLALRFSLHRLCSPAIQRRRRPMDRFHDGHHVRLRSRVIGKYLHADDDVQGVSLRARRASLNQAWTVHIYNGNGVYLLLYSATYGRYLATTATRAPRGHRGFRAGQREYDQPEVQAIMWRAVRSGFGDDVLLRDAGGRYLRANGKYRPWNTGVTVEASDNVSAMMYWTVEPIPARDGTPGLPGPIQPVMWRQIRYMVSEPDGPIYTEYCWSTFQFRGRSVFHLRNEVARHTRFVLEGRQPFDLVMCVQAGRHGRLTPLFVDLPRGDLLPTFWIVVFLSGTPAYNALRHPNVDAE; this is encoded by the exons ATGGAGGTCCTGCGGGCCCCCGCGGGGTTATGGCCCGGGCCGAGAGGTCGGCCCAACAAGCCCACCTTGCGCCCAAGGCCCGGTACTGCGACGGTTTCAGGTACCTTGAAATACCCCGCCTTGGCGCCCAACAGCTTTTCCCTCCCctttcctcctcctcgccggagccCCAAGAAACCAAGAACCCACCATCCCCATCTCCGCCTCGCCCTCCGCTTCTCTCTTCACCGCCTCTGCTCTCCGGCGATCCAGCGCCGGCGGCGACCGATGGATCGGTTCCACGACGGCCACCACGTGCGGCTGCGGAGCCGCGTGATCGGCAAGTACCTCCACGCCGACGACGACGTCCAGGGCGTCTCCCTCCGCGCGCGCCGCGCCTCGCTGAACCAGGCGTGGACGGTGCACATCTACAACGGCAACGGCGTGTACCTGCTCCTCTACAGCGCCACCTACGGCCGCTACCTCGCCACCACGGCCACGCGGGCGCCGCGCGGCCACCGCGGCTTCCGCGCCGGGCAGCGCGAGTACGACCAGCCGGAGGTGCAGGCCATCATGTGGCGGGCCGTCAGGTCCGGCTTCGGGGACGACGTCCTGCTCCGCGACGCCGGCGGCCGCTACCTCCGCGCCAACGGCAAGTACCGCCCCTGGAACACCGGCGTCACCGTCGAGGCCAGCGACAACGTCAGCGCCATGATGTACTGGACCGTCGAGCCCATCCCCGCCAGAGACGGCACGCCTGGCCTTCCAGGCCCGATCCAG CCGGTGATGTGGCGGCAGATCCGGTACATGGTGTCGGAGCCCGACGGCCCCATCTACACCGAGTACTGCTGGTCCACGTTCCAGTTCAGGGGGAGGTCCGTGTTCCACCTGAGGAACGAGGTGGCCAGGCACACCCGCTTCGTCCTGGAAGGCCGTCAACCCTTCGACCTCGTAATGTGCGTCCAAGCGGGCCGCCACGGGCGTCTGACCCCGCTCTTCGTCGACCTGCCCCGCGGCGACCTCTTACCGACCTTCTGGATTGTCGTCTTCCTGTCCGGGACCCCAG